In one window of Candidatus Sulfuricurvum sp. RIFRC-1 DNA:
- a CDS encoding M48 family metallopeptidase — translation MNFFEAKEEAKVSTARLLFAFSIGLILFASSIAYLVVFIESYLRTGSFIPAVVDTVIFSEVFIAVILTVLIASLFQYYLLRDGGKSVALSLGGKLISPMTHNKQEIMLLNVVEEMAIASGIAPPPVYLLHDQGINAFAAGFTYEDAVIGITQGALDALDRQELQGVIAHEFSHIFHGDMRLNLHLSGLIYGIVFIGGIGHFIFDVLDSSSIRHSVSRSSNDKKGGSLIVAIYLFALGLTIIGWLGTMISELIKAMISRQREYLADASAVQYTRYPDGIAGALKKIGASAYGSSVSSSAGGDFSHLFFSDGTSNFWDHWFSTHPKLEDRIRRIDPRWDGKFASEKSSQKHYAHSEQTTFNVPKQPEEEIKSNPITFDTLSRMPNPSGNFHSVSSTFEAVDIPLEIQSMTANPLSAQWIIYALLLGSQHNELRLQKEALGSAWEKTQNVLKTIESLPRSSHLNLLLLAIPNLKMMSTLQYEQFRKTIEKLIDADKHISIWEWTLRSILLTPLDYEYGLTKIPKSMFQSSKQIQHSLNIVFVFLAKTQFSNEETVRFLLQKTAEQFDLEPFQYLEDLTIDQVDLAVRKIALSDSSLKTKIIDATETLLKYDSRYHEDDAEILTAFKTLLHV, via the coding sequence ATGAATTTTTTTGAAGCTAAGGAAGAGGCGAAAGTGTCCACCGCTCGCCTCCTATTCGCCTTTAGTATCGGTTTAATCCTCTTTGCCTCCTCGATTGCCTATTTGGTCGTCTTTATCGAAAGCTATCTCCGTACCGGATCGTTCATCCCTGCCGTCGTCGATACCGTTATTTTTTCAGAAGTCTTTATCGCCGTTATTCTAACCGTCTTGATCGCTTCCTTGTTTCAATATTATCTCCTCAGAGACGGCGGAAAATCAGTAGCACTCTCGTTAGGGGGAAAACTGATCTCGCCGATGACCCACAATAAACAAGAGATTATGCTATTGAATGTCGTCGAAGAGATGGCGATAGCCTCAGGGATAGCACCGCCTCCCGTATATCTCCTGCATGATCAGGGGATCAATGCCTTCGCCGCCGGATTCACCTATGAAGATGCGGTGATCGGAATCACACAGGGTGCATTGGATGCATTGGATCGACAAGAGCTTCAGGGGGTAATCGCCCATGAGTTCAGCCATATTTTTCACGGAGATATGCGCCTCAATCTTCACCTCTCAGGTCTAATATACGGGATCGTTTTTATCGGCGGAATAGGACATTTTATCTTTGATGTTTTAGATTCTTCATCAATACGTCATAGCGTTTCTCGTTCTTCGAATGATAAAAAAGGGGGAAGCCTAATCGTCGCCATCTATCTGTTTGCACTCGGCTTAACCATCATCGGCTGGTTGGGAACGATGATCAGCGAATTGATAAAAGCGATGATATCCCGCCAGCGCGAATATCTTGCCGATGCTTCGGCGGTTCAGTACACCCGCTATCCCGATGGTATTGCCGGAGCGTTGAAAAAAATCGGTGCATCTGCGTACGGTTCAAGCGTCTCATCCAGTGCCGGCGGCGATTTCAGCCACCTATTTTTTTCCGACGGTACTTCCAATTTTTGGGATCATTGGTTCTCTACTCATCCCAAACTCGAAGATCGGATACGACGGATTGATCCGAGATGGGACGGGAAATTTGCCTCTGAGAAATCGTCTCAAAAACATTACGCCCATAGTGAACAAACCACTTTTAACGTCCCCAAGCAGCCCGAAGAGGAAATCAAATCCAATCCGATTACATTCGATACTCTCTCACGTATGCCCAATCCATCAGGTAATTTTCATTCCGTCTCTTCCACTTTTGAAGCAGTTGACATCCCATTAGAAATCCAATCTATGACCGCAAATCCGCTCAGTGCCCAATGGATAATCTATGCTTTACTTTTGGGTAGTCAACACAACGAATTACGACTTCAAAAAGAGGCATTGGGGAGTGCATGGGAAAAAACACAAAATGTTTTGAAAACGATCGAATCTCTACCCCGATCATCTCATTTGAACTTGCTCCTCTTAGCAATACCAAACTTAAAAATGATGTCAACACTGCAATATGAACAGTTCCGTAAAACGATAGAAAAGCTGATTGATGCCGATAAACATATATCCATTTGGGAGTGGACGCTGCGAAGTATACTTCTGACTCCGCTGGATTATGAGTACGGTTTGACTAAAATTCCTAAAAGTATGTTCCAATCCTCAAAACAAATTCAACATTCACTCAACATTGTATTTGTTTTTCTGGCAAAAACCCAATTTTCCAATGAAGAGACAGTTAGATTTCTTCTCCAAAAAACAGCCGAACAGTTTGATTTGGAACCGTTTCAATATTTAGAAGATCTCACCATCGACCAAGTCGATCTAGCGGTACGAAAAATTGCCCTAAGCGACAGCTCCCTCAAAACAAAAATAATCGATGCAACCGAAACCTTATTGAAGTACGACAGTAGATATCATGAAGATGACGCAGAAATTTTAACAGCATTCAAAACACTTTTACATGTATAA
- a CDS encoding LemA family protein — protein sequence MMKYIVGIGIFAGILYIISIFNRLVLTKNRYINAFSQIDVQLKRRYDLIPALVETAKHYMEHEKNTLERVIAARNSASQNLRHAHQNPSDPTAIQGIVTAENTLRQAISNFNVVMENYPAIKADGAMRQVMEELSTTENKIAFARQFYNDSVMEYNTYRQSFPQNLFSSLFGHRQDAALLEFEDAQEIKLPPKLGFLGE from the coding sequence ATGATGAAATACATTGTCGGAATAGGGATTTTTGCAGGGATACTGTATATCATTTCGATTTTTAACCGTCTGGTTCTTACCAAAAACCGCTATATAAACGCTTTTAGCCAAATCGACGTTCAGCTCAAACGACGCTACGATCTCATCCCTGCCCTTGTCGAAACCGCCAAACATTACATGGAACACGAAAAGAATACACTGGAGCGGGTCATTGCCGCACGCAACAGCGCCTCCCAAAATTTACGCCATGCGCACCAGAATCCTTCCGATCCTACAGCTATCCAAGGGATCGTTACCGCTGAAAACACCCTTCGTCAAGCCATTTCCAATTTCAACGTTGTGATGGAAAACTATCCGGCAATCAAAGCTGATGGAGCTATGCGACAAGTGATGGAAGAACTCTCCACCACCGAAAACAAAATCGCGTTTGCACGTCAGTTTTACAACGATTCGGTGATGGAGTACAACACCTACCGCCAATCGTTCCCCCAAAACCTCTTTAGCTCCCTCTTCGGACATAGACAGGATGCTGCTTTACTCGAATTTGAAGATGCGCAAGAGATTAAACTCCCTCCCAAGCTCGGTTTTTTAGGTGAGTGA
- a CDS encoding ABC transporter ATP-binding protein codes for MIAVNITKRLDTAEGSINAHFELTINDGEFLTLFGPSGAGKTTLMRMIAGLETPDSGRIEVDAEVWFDSSKKINLPPQRRSIGFVFQDYALFPTMSVRENLLFATDNAQQRANVDELIELVELTQLSNRLPSTLSGGQKQRVALARALVRHPKILLLDEPLSALDPTMRQKLQDELSLIHERLAVTTLLVSHDIAETVKLSDRLASVEAGHIKRLCTPMEFFSPQTLSGKLQLVGEVLKIEEDAPVFIVTLLVGSSIVRTVASADEASALTIGAQAIISTKAFNPILIPINSNKI; via the coding sequence ATGATAGCAGTTAATATTACCAAGCGTCTCGACACCGCTGAGGGCTCCATCAACGCCCATTTTGAGCTCACCATTAACGACGGTGAATTCCTCACCCTTTTCGGTCCCTCAGGTGCGGGAAAAACAACGCTGATGCGGATGATTGCAGGTCTCGAAACACCCGACAGCGGTCGTATCGAAGTGGACGCTGAAGTGTGGTTTGACAGTAGCAAAAAAATCAATCTTCCCCCTCAGCGTCGGAGTATCGGATTTGTCTTCCAAGACTATGCCCTCTTTCCGACGATGAGTGTACGCGAAAATCTCCTCTTTGCCACCGATAATGCCCAGCAACGCGCCAATGTCGATGAGCTGATCGAGCTCGTTGAACTCACCCAGCTCTCAAACCGCCTCCCCTCCACCCTCTCAGGGGGACAAAAACAGCGCGTTGCCCTCGCCCGTGCGTTGGTGCGCCATCCTAAAATCTTGCTCCTCGATGAACCTCTCTCGGCACTTGATCCAACCATGCGCCAAAAGCTCCAAGACGAGCTAAGCCTCATCCATGAGCGACTTGCCGTTACAACCCTACTCGTAAGTCACGATATTGCCGAGACGGTGAAACTCTCTGATCGTCTTGCGTCAGTAGAAGCAGGACACATTAAACGGCTTTGTACCCCTATGGAGTTCTTTAGCCCCCAAACCCTCAGCGGTAAGCTCCAACTCGTCGGAGAGGTATTAAAAATCGAAGAAGACGCCCCCGTCTTTATCGTCACGCTCCTCGTCGGTTCCTCCATCGTCCGCACCGTAGCTAGTGCCGATGAGGCCTCAGCGCTTACGATCGGTGCTCAAGCCATTATCTCAACCAAAGCGTTTAACCCGATTTTGATACCCATAAATAGTAATAAAATATAA
- the modB gene encoding molybdate ABC transporter permease subunit, whose protein sequence is MEAEFLSTMALTFKLAAVTTLILLLIGIPLASFLVFSKMRFKSIIETVVSMPLVLPPSVLGFYLLLAFSPASAIGSFLTEHGIRLAFSFEGLVIGSVLFSLPFMVHPIQSALSQVPKSIFEAAYTLGKSKLETMIRVILPSIRHGLISGIVLAFAHTVGEFGVILMIGGNIPDETRVASIAIYDEVESLNYAMAHQYALTLFVVTFAILLLVYTLNKKSLGGIR, encoded by the coding sequence ATGGAAGCTGAATTTTTAAGCACGATGGCGCTCACCTTTAAACTCGCCGCTGTTACGACACTCATTCTTCTGCTGATCGGAATTCCTCTCGCATCGTTTTTGGTCTTCTCCAAAATGCGGTTTAAAAGCATCATCGAGACGGTGGTGAGTATGCCCCTCGTATTGCCTCCGTCCGTTTTAGGGTTTTATCTCCTCCTCGCATTCAGTCCCGCCTCCGCCATCGGGAGCTTTCTCACCGAACACGGCATCCGCTTGGCATTTAGCTTCGAGGGATTGGTAATCGGCTCCGTACTCTTCAGCCTTCCCTTTATGGTACACCCGATCCAATCCGCCCTCTCCCAAGTGCCAAAATCGATCTTTGAGGCCGCCTATACCCTCGGCAAATCGAAACTGGAGACGATGATACGGGTTATCCTCCCCTCGATCCGTCACGGGCTTATCTCAGGTATCGTACTCGCGTTCGCCCACACGGTCGGGGAGTTCGGAGTCATCCTCATGATTGGCGGAAATATCCCTGATGAAACGCGCGTCGCCTCCATCGCCATCTACGACGAAGTAGAATCGCTTAACTACGCCATGGCACACCAATACGCCCTCACCCTCTTTGTCGTCACGTTCGCCATACTCCTTCTCGTCTACACCCTCAATAAAAAATCACTCGGGGGAATTCGATGA
- the modD gene encoding ModD protein, with protein sequence MIALNDFELEALLAEDAPYGDLTTASLEISDQRARITFATRERPLVVSCMEEAVRLCGLYGLEIDGFVKSGTLVPPKSLFLEAHGEAGNIHRIWKSVQNLLDYASGIATYTREAVLLARSINPDIVVATTRKTTPFTKKIAIKAVESGGGVAHRLGLSESILIFDYHRVFFPTDEAFGSALNKTKKANLEKKIVMETEDITQALKFARMGADILQLEKFPLSKLSDAVRILRTDYPHITLIATGGISAKNIAEYAATGVDMIVTSSPYNAQSADIKVRIEPL encoded by the coding sequence ATGATTGCCCTCAATGATTTTGAACTCGAAGCACTCCTCGCCGAAGATGCCCCCTACGGTGATCTAACGACCGCATCTTTGGAAATTTCCGATCAACGAGCCCGTATTACTTTCGCTACCCGTGAGCGCCCTCTCGTCGTCTCGTGTATGGAAGAGGCGGTACGCCTGTGCGGACTGTACGGATTGGAAATCGACGGGTTCGTCAAATCGGGAACCCTCGTCCCGCCCAAGAGTCTCTTTCTCGAAGCCCACGGTGAAGCCGGAAATATCCACCGTATTTGGAAAAGTGTCCAAAACCTCCTCGATTACGCAAGCGGTATTGCCACTTATACCCGTGAAGCGGTACTCTTGGCCCGTAGTATCAATCCTGATATAGTGGTAGCCACCACCCGCAAAACCACCCCGTTTACGAAAAAAATCGCGATTAAAGCGGTCGAATCAGGGGGTGGAGTTGCCCACCGATTGGGTCTTTCGGAATCGATCCTTATTTTCGATTATCACCGTGTTTTCTTCCCTACCGATGAAGCGTTCGGCTCAGCATTGAACAAAACTAAAAAAGCCAATTTGGAGAAAAAGATCGTCATGGAGACCGAAGACATCACTCAGGCGCTGAAATTTGCCCGGATGGGGGCTGATATCCTCCAGTTGGAAAAATTTCCCTTGAGCAAGCTCTCCGATGCCGTCCGCATCCTCCGAACCGATTATCCTCATATCACCCTTATTGCTACGGGGGGAATCAGTGCCAAAAATATCGCCGAGTATGCGGCTACGGGTGTCGATATGATCGTCACCTCATCGCCGTATAACGCACAGAGCGCCGATATCAAAGTGAGAATAGAGCCTTTATGA
- a CDS encoding class I SAM-dependent methyltransferase: MFLEPINFPAMYREHKATTDFKGKTSADWDEKSADMALSTINSPYVNDFISRMKLNGDEVVLDIGCGPGTLAIPLAKQVKEVIAIDFSELMLEELKAYAAREGVTNIKTYHIGWDDDWSHLPQIDIAVASRSMEVTDVDAALTKMSAHASRACYLTYKVGGSFVDMNILDFIGKKVKTKPDYWYIPIILYSHGYLPRVDYIETGRGSVRSNTEDEFIESLLWSVHELNEEQQNKAREYYREVIVGQNRPPRAVNWAFIGWETSI; encoded by the coding sequence ATGTTTTTAGAACCGATCAATTTTCCCGCCATGTACCGCGAACACAAAGCTACCACCGATTTTAAAGGCAAAACCAGTGCCGATTGGGATGAGAAATCAGCCGATATGGCACTTTCAACTATCAACAGCCCCTACGTCAACGACTTTATCTCCCGTATGAAGCTAAACGGGGATGAAGTGGTTCTCGACATCGGATGCGGACCGGGAACATTGGCAATCCCCCTTGCAAAACAGGTCAAAGAGGTTATCGCCATCGACTTCTCAGAGCTAATGCTCGAAGAGCTCAAAGCCTATGCCGCTAGAGAAGGGGTAACTAATATTAAAACATATCATATCGGCTGGGACGATGACTGGAGTCACCTGCCGCAGATCGATATCGCCGTCGCATCCCGCTCAATGGAGGTTACTGATGTTGATGCGGCGCTCACTAAAATGTCGGCACATGCAAGCAGGGCATGTTATCTCACCTACAAAGTCGGGGGGAGTTTCGTCGATATGAATATTCTCGATTTCATCGGGAAAAAGGTAAAAACCAAGCCCGATTATTGGTATATTCCGATCATCCTCTACTCTCACGGCTATCTCCCTCGTGTCGATTACATCGAAACAGGACGGGGAAGTGTTCGAAGCAATACCGAAGATGAGTTCATCGAATCATTGCTTTGGAGCGTCCATGAGTTGAATGAGGAACAACAGAACAAAGCTCGTGAGTATTATCGTGAGGTGATCGTAGGACAAAACCGCCCTCCCCGTGCCGTCAATTGGGCATTTATCGGCTGGGAGACATCGATATGA
- the modA gene encoding molybdate ABC transporter substrate-binding protein has protein sequence MKPFKLIVISLAFASALAAQTITVAAAANMKYAVTDIAKAFTKDTGIDVKIITGASGKLTQQIMSGAPYDAFLSADVEYPAKLAQSGYTTTPSQVYAYGTLILWSDTGVDLSKGVAIVADLSVKKIAVANPKTAPYGIEAMNAMKYYQVADKTAGKIITAESISQVGAYVTTKAVDVGFMAKSIVLSPEMKNVGKWVEVDGKAYNPIDQAMVGLKNGSPENQIAAKKFLRFMGSAKSQSILRASGYNIPTTKSMSKEK, from the coding sequence ATGAAGCCTTTCAAGCTTATCGTCATTTCCCTCGCATTCGCCTCTGCCCTTGCGGCGCAAACCATCACGGTTGCCGCTGCTGCCAATATGAAATACGCTGTTACCGATATCGCTAAAGCGTTTACGAAAGATACGGGAATCGATGTCAAAATCATCACCGGAGCCTCAGGTAAACTGACTCAACAAATCATGAGCGGTGCGCCGTATGACGCGTTTCTCTCCGCCGATGTCGAGTATCCTGCCAAACTGGCTCAAAGCGGATACACGACAACGCCATCACAGGTGTATGCGTACGGGACACTGATCCTCTGGAGCGATACGGGAGTCGATCTCTCCAAAGGCGTCGCTATCGTTGCCGACCTTTCGGTTAAAAAGATCGCTGTCGCCAATCCTAAAACGGCACCGTACGGGATCGAAGCGATGAACGCGATGAAATACTATCAGGTTGCCGACAAGACGGCAGGCAAAATCATCACGGCCGAGTCAATCTCTCAAGTAGGCGCATACGTCACCACCAAAGCGGTCGATGTCGGGTTTATGGCGAAATCGATTGTCCTCTCTCCAGAGATGAAAAATGTCGGCAAATGGGTCGAAGTGGATGGTAAGGCCTATAACCCAATCGATCAGGCAATGGTCGGACTCAAAAACGGGTCACCCGAAAATCAGATCGCCGCCAAAAAGTTTCTCCGTTTTATGGGTTCTGCAAAAAGTCAATCGATTCTCAGAGCGAGCGGATATAATATACCTACTACAAAATCTATGAGTAAAGAAAAATAA
- a CDS encoding TOBE domain-containing protein, translating into MQIDGRFWLTKEGQSFLGAGRIELLEHIDKIGSIHAAAKEMKMSYKAAWERINGMNLLADHPLIERTTGGKGGGGTKLTPYARELIATFHRFNELHRQFIDRFSEAGNDPERLARILSRTFLTTSARNQLPATLLSIEEKGLNGVLTLSLTGSHTIQSVITLKSIRNMGLSVGCDLYAIIKSSDVTIVTTLPKSGEAMNTLKGTISRIESQDETDEITFALDLFTELIALMNPKDTARLSEGMNAYALISPSHIIIGL; encoded by the coding sequence ATGCAAATCGACGGACGTTTCTGGCTCACCAAAGAGGGGCAAAGTTTTTTGGGTGCAGGCAGAATCGAACTGCTGGAGCATATCGATAAGATCGGTTCTATCCATGCCGCCGCCAAAGAGATGAAGATGAGCTACAAAGCGGCATGGGAACGAATCAATGGGATGAATCTCCTCGCCGATCACCCCCTCATAGAACGGACAACGGGAGGCAAAGGGGGCGGAGGGACGAAACTAACCCCCTATGCCCGCGAACTCATCGCCACCTTTCACCGTTTCAACGAACTTCATCGCCAGTTTATCGACCGTTTTTCTGAAGCGGGCAATGATCCCGAACGACTTGCCCGTATCCTCAGCCGTACTTTTCTCACCACCAGTGCGCGAAATCAGCTCCCCGCAACGCTTCTAAGTATTGAAGAGAAAGGACTTAACGGTGTACTCACCCTCTCACTGACGGGAAGCCATACGATCCAATCTGTTATTACTCTCAAATCGATCCGTAATATGGGGCTTAGTGTCGGATGCGATCTCTACGCCATCATCAAATCCAGCGATGTCACTATCGTTACCACGCTCCCTAAAAGCGGTGAAGCGATGAACACTCTAAAAGGGACGATAAGCCGTATCGAATCCCAAGATGAAACGGATGAGATCACCTTTGCTCTCGATCTCTTTACCGAGCTGATCGCTCTGATGAATCCCAAAGATACGGCGCGACTCTCCGAGGGGATGAATGCCTACGCCCTGATCTCTCCAAGTCATATTATTATTGGGTTATAG
- a CDS encoding shikimate dehydrogenase yields the protein MKLFSIFGDPIAHSRSPLMHNSVFRALKVCACYSRTHLVDGSQLRDVFFAKALSGANVTVPHKEAAYQQCDEVRGIAKEIQAVNTLVVEKGKLIGYNTDADGFMSAIQSFGPLRNALILGAGGTARALSIALTHGEITPTILNRSAGRLDFFHQKGIQAYCWDGFTAAEYDLIINTTSAGLNDDELPIPRALLVELLSRSKGAVDVIYGKETPFLREIKVSGLPYKDGSDMLLAQGVLANHLFLNGAYPLEAIEPPMKHSFSL from the coding sequence ATGAAGCTCTTTAGTATCTTTGGTGATCCGATAGCCCATTCCAGGTCACCACTGATGCATAACTCTGTTTTTAGAGCACTCAAAGTCTGTGCTTGCTACAGTCGTACCCATCTTGTAGACGGATCACAACTGCGAGATGTTTTTTTTGCCAAAGCTCTTAGCGGCGCAAATGTCACGGTTCCCCACAAAGAAGCAGCCTATCAGCAATGTGATGAAGTACGCGGAATTGCCAAAGAGATACAAGCCGTCAATACCCTCGTCGTGGAAAAAGGGAAATTGATTGGATACAACACCGATGCGGACGGTTTTATGAGTGCTATCCAATCGTTCGGACCCTTACGTAACGCCCTCATCCTCGGTGCCGGAGGAACGGCACGTGCCCTCTCCATCGCTCTGACTCACGGGGAAATCACCCCTACAATCCTGAACCGATCAGCCGGACGGTTAGATTTTTTTCATCAAAAAGGGATACAAGCATATTGTTGGGACGGTTTTACCGCCGCAGAATATGATCTTATTATCAATACCACCTCGGCTGGATTAAATGATGATGAGTTGCCAATCCCAAGAGCGCTTCTCGTAGAACTCTTATCCCGTTCAAAAGGGGCCGTTGATGTCATCTACGGTAAAGAGACCCCGTTTTTACGCGAAATAAAAGTGAGCGGTCTGCCGTATAAAGACGGTTCCGATATGCTTTTGGCGCAAGGGGTATTGGCCAATCACCTCTTTTTAAACGGTGCGTATCCTCTCGAGGCCATCGAACCTCCTATGAAACACAGTTTTTCCCTCTAA